In Silene latifolia isolate original U9 population chromosome X, ASM4854445v1, whole genome shotgun sequence, the following proteins share a genomic window:
- the LOC141620157 gene encoding uncharacterized protein LOC141620157, with the protein MAPQVGPWVVMGDFNIIRYSHEKIGTLPAHFPDMIDFNNCLSSCGVDDMQGTGNDFTWFNKQDPSTRVYSKLDRILVNGDWLLTFTQTAAQFLPPGVSDHCPALLTFSGDPAPKKQFKFLDCWIDHPDFHHQVAAAWNSMVTGNSMFRFMAKLKNTRPSFSEELIIKEKELSLAFLKLKDAEAKILIQRAKIYDIKLNDAGSKFFSTRIKERRQSQLIGEIQDLAGCTHQGLHEVGDAFVNYYKQLLGSSTFVQSMDLSSVA; encoded by the exons ATGGCTCCTCAGGTTGGACCCTGGGTTGTCATGGGTGATTTTAACATTATTAGATATAGTCATGAAAAAATTGGTACCCTGCCTGCTCACTTTCCTGATATGATTGACTTTAACAACTGCCTCTCTTCTTGTGGCGTTGATGATATGCAAGGGACTGGCAATGATTTTACTTGGTTTAATAAACAAGACCCTTCTACTAGAGTTTACTCTAAGCTTGATAGGATTTTGGTAAATGGTGACTGGCTTCTCACCTTTACCCAGACTGCTGCTCAATTCTTACCCCCTGGGGTTTCTGATCATTGTCCAGCTCTACTGACTTTCTCTGGGGATCCAGCACCTAAGAAACAGTTTAAATTCCTTGATTGTTGGATTGACCACCCTGATTTCCACCATCAAGTTGCTGCAGCCTGGAATAGTATGGTCACTGGTAATTCCATGTTTAGGTTTATGGCTAAACTTAAGAATACTAGG CCCTCTTTTTCTGAGGAACTCATCATCAAGGAGAAGGAGTTATCACTGGCTTTTTTGAAACTAAAAGATGCTGAAGCTAAGATCCTGATACAAAGAGCAAAGATATATGATATTAAACTTAATGATGCTGGGTCTAAGTTCTTTTCCACCAGGATTAAGGAGAGGCGGCAGAGCCAGCTCATTGGTGAAATTCAGGACTTAGCTGGTTGTACTCATCAAGGGCTTCATGAGGTGGGTGATGCTTTTGTTAATTACTATAAGCAACTGCTTGGTTCTTCTACCTTTGTCCAGAGTATGGATCTTTCTTCTGTTGCCTAA